In bacterium, a single genomic region encodes these proteins:
- the hxlB gene encoding 6-phospho-3-hexuloisomerase, whose amino-acid sequence MGVGLNVRSQMVDEVRDVLLKIPEATTGAFADRLRVAQRVFTYGVGREGLVLRGFCMRLFHLGLDAHVVGDMTTPHLGPGDLLVTSSGPGYFSTVAALMGVARASDGKVTMLTANPGAELPGKADDVIVIPGQTMATGGGERASIQPMGSLYEQAMWLYLDYVVLRLAHRLGKSFADMSRRHTNLE is encoded by the coding sequence ATGGGCGTTGGCCTGAATGTTCGGTCTCAGATGGTCGACGAGGTGCGCGACGTGTTGCTGAAGATCCCCGAGGCGACCACCGGGGCCTTCGCCGACCGCCTTCGCGTTGCGCAGCGGGTCTTTACGTATGGCGTGGGCCGAGAGGGCCTGGTGCTTCGGGGCTTCTGCATGCGGTTGTTCCACCTGGGGCTTGATGCCCATGTGGTCGGCGACATGACAACGCCGCATCTCGGCCCCGGGGACCTCCTGGTCACCAGTTCTGGACCCGGTTACTTCTCAACCGTCGCCGCGTTGATGGGCGTCGCACGCGCGAGCGACGGCAAAGTCACGATGTTGACGGCGAATCCGGGTGCAGAACTGCCCGGCAAGGCAGACGATGTCATCGTCATCCCGGGTCAGACAATGGCGACAGGCGGAGGCGAGCGGGCGTCGATCCAACCGATGGGTTCCCTCTACGAGCAGGCGATGTGGCTGTACTTGGACTACGTGGTGCTGCGACTGGCGCACCGTTTGGGCAAGTCCTTTGCCGACATGAGCCGTCGGCACACGAATCTGGAATAA
- a CDS encoding VLRF1 family aeRF1-type release factor has protein sequence MIDVGELADLADVARQDVLSIFLDVDPIKPEHRVPNPAYRIWLHEAVRQTLAGIVGPVRSEALRVGQKVLAYLDTAPARGRGLVIFAAPNFWREYSLPFPLPNRVQFGRPDLVPLLWAVSEYKAYAIVAVYLEHAWIAVAYLGRTTVVDDETLELDTRDWRFKAGRSDTYTRRVGAGVGRGAQADTFDARVDERRRQFWRGVARAAARALGDRHIDRVIIGGSEEAAATVRGLLPDAVRARVIETVPLPAYATLAEVQERTLPVAIADLERRASGLVAALLARVEADGSAVIGRVATFESLMRGEVKTLVVARDLDGDIWQCTQCEYLSATPIGTCPGCGGAVDRVALRQLLPTLARRHGAGIAVVGPSASSQLTDGIGALLRYRAPHQVA, from the coding sequence ATGATTGATGTCGGAGAGCTCGCTGATCTTGCGGACGTCGCTCGTCAGGACGTCCTCTCCATCTTTCTTGACGTGGATCCGATCAAGCCCGAGCATCGGGTACCGAATCCGGCGTATCGGATCTGGCTGCACGAGGCCGTGCGCCAGACGCTTGCCGGCATCGTAGGGCCCGTCCGAAGTGAAGCGCTCCGGGTGGGGCAAAAAGTACTGGCATATCTGGACACGGCCCCGGCACGGGGCCGTGGGTTAGTCATCTTCGCCGCGCCGAATTTCTGGCGCGAATACTCCTTGCCATTTCCTCTCCCGAACCGTGTGCAGTTCGGCCGCCCGGACCTCGTGCCTCTGCTCTGGGCAGTGAGCGAGTACAAGGCGTACGCTATCGTCGCCGTCTACCTGGAGCATGCGTGGATCGCCGTGGCGTATCTGGGGCGGACGACAGTGGTCGACGATGAAACGCTGGAGCTGGACACCCGGGACTGGCGTTTCAAAGCCGGGCGGTCGGACACGTACACGCGGCGGGTGGGTGCTGGCGTCGGACGCGGGGCTCAAGCAGACACTTTTGATGCACGGGTCGACGAACGCCGGCGGCAGTTCTGGCGGGGAGTCGCGCGGGCCGCGGCGCGAGCACTGGGCGATCGTCACATCGACCGCGTGATCATCGGAGGCTCAGAGGAGGCCGCCGCCACTGTGCGTGGGCTTCTCCCGGATGCGGTCCGAGCGCGGGTGATCGAGACTGTACCGCTGCCTGCCTATGCCACCCTCGCCGAGGTCCAGGAGCGTACGCTTCCTGTAGCGATCGCCGACCTCGAACGAAGAGCATCTGGGCTGGTGGCGGCCCTGCTGGCTCGTGTCGAGGCCGATGGAAGCGCGGTGATTGGACGGGTAGCCACGTTCGAGTCCCTTATGCGGGGTGAGGTCAAGACCCTGGTGGTGGCCCGTGATCTCGACGGCGACATCTGGCAGTGTACGCAATGCGAGTACTTGAGCGCCACGCCGATCGGGACCTGCCCTGGCTGCGGGGGAGCAGTTGACCGCGTGGCGCTCCGGCAGCTGCTCCCGACCCTGGCCCGCCGGCACGGGGCCGGGATCGCGGTTGTCGGGCCGTCAGCGTCTTCCCAACTCACCGATGGCATCGGTGCCCTCCTACGCTATCGTGCCCCGCACCAGGTGGCGTAA
- a CDS encoding TIM barrel protein: protein MKIGLNLSFAVKRWLAPAPLAAMIRNDFRTEHVQFTWDLVDPWWPSGERDAIARRWSRALRQEGLLLGGTFGGLASYTYPQLLAPTVEQRRLSLEFFKRAVDMTSAMEAACIGTPLGGMSHEDAEDEGRRRAIYAEVLDLVRELASYAKAAGLKKILVEPTPLSTEFPSDPQGSLQLMWDLEGTAVPIRLLVDWGHVLFEPLLKERADMGIWLATCLPYIDCFHLQQTDGQWDRHWGFTKLGKLNVNLIRQTIERYNAGDRIQYVELIYPFEETDECVYQDVRETMTMLQSALGEAAASALR from the coding sequence ATGAAGATCGGGCTCAACTTGTCATTTGCGGTCAAGCGCTGGCTCGCGCCGGCGCCGCTTGCGGCCATGATCCGCAACGACTTCCGCACGGAGCATGTCCAATTCACATGGGATCTCGTCGATCCCTGGTGGCCCTCCGGCGAGCGCGACGCGATCGCCCGGAGGTGGAGCCGGGCCCTCAGACAGGAAGGCCTGCTGCTGGGAGGTACCTTCGGAGGGCTCGCTTCGTACACCTATCCGCAGCTTCTGGCGCCGACGGTTGAGCAGCGCCGGCTGTCGCTAGAGTTTTTCAAGCGGGCCGTGGATATGACGTCGGCGATGGAGGCCGCCTGCATCGGCACGCCGCTCGGCGGCATGAGCCACGAGGACGCGGAGGACGAAGGCCGGCGCAGGGCGATTTACGCCGAGGTCCTCGACCTGGTCCGGGAGCTTGCGTCCTATGCCAAGGCTGCAGGTCTGAAGAAGATCCTTGTGGAACCGACGCCCCTCTCCACCGAGTTTCCCAGTGATCCCCAGGGCAGCCTGCAACTGATGTGGGATCTGGAGGGGACGGCGGTCCCCATTCGGCTCCTCGTCGACTGGGGCCACGTGCTGTTTGAGCCGCTGCTCAAGGAGCGGGCGGACATGGGAATTTGGCTCGCGACGTGTCTGCCCTATATCGACTGCTTCCACCTGCAGCAGACCGATGGACAGTGGGATCGGCATTGGGGCTTCACCAAGCTGGGGAAGCTGAACGTGAACCTGATCAGGCAGACAATCGAGAGATACAATGCGGGCGATCGGATCCAATACGTGGAACTCATCTATCCCTTCGAGGAGACAGACGAGTGCGTCTATCAGGACGTACGAGAGACCATGACGATGCTGCAGAGCGCTCTTGGTGAAGCGGCGGCGTCCGCCCTTCGGTGA
- the xylB gene encoding xylulokinase produces the protein MRFVIGVDVGTTGARALIVDQAGNVRGQGVGPYAFETPRPGWAEQDPDAWWRGTGVAIRAALGAAGASKRDVVAIGLSGQMHSLTLLDQNGGALRAAILWNDQRAAAECEEITRRVGRERLIALTRNPALPGFTAPKLLWTRNHEPHAYARIASVLLPKDYVRYRLTDVHATDVSDASGTGLFDVTARAWSAEVLAALDIPTEWMPRATESPVLGAAVSEVGAAETGLASGTPVAAGGGDQAAQAIGTGVVRPGPLCVTIGTSGVVFATLDAPVVDPGLRTHTFCHAVPGRWHMMGVMLSAGGALRWLRQAFASGVDYGALDAEAEITPPGAEGLVFLPYLTGERTPYPDPNARGAFVGLSLVHGRGHLVRAVMEGVAFGLRDSFEIIRAVGVEITQVRATGGGAASRLWNQILADVLGVEVVVMNITEGAAYGAALLASVGAGLFSTIEAACEAGLCVASRAEPRPNVGARYDALYETYRALYPALRPSFARLAGAPISGT, from the coding sequence ATGCGGTTCGTGATCGGGGTGGACGTCGGGACCACCGGAGCCCGAGCCCTTATCGTTGATCAGGCCGGCAACGTGCGAGGACAAGGTGTCGGACCCTATGCCTTTGAGACCCCAAGGCCCGGATGGGCCGAGCAGGATCCGGATGCCTGGTGGCGTGGCACGGGCGTGGCCATCCGCGCGGCTCTCGGGGCGGCCGGCGCCTCCAAACGTGACGTGGTGGCGATCGGACTGTCGGGCCAGATGCACAGCCTCACGCTGCTCGACCAAAACGGTGGAGCGTTGCGCGCCGCCATCCTGTGGAACGACCAGCGCGCCGCGGCGGAGTGCGAGGAGATCACTCGCCGGGTTGGCCGGGAACGGCTGATCGCGCTGACCCGCAACCCCGCGCTGCCGGGCTTCACCGCACCGAAGTTGCTGTGGACGAGGAACCATGAGCCCCATGCCTATGCCCGGATTGCGAGTGTGCTGCTTCCCAAAGACTATGTGCGGTACCGCTTAACGGACGTTCACGCGACGGATGTGTCAGACGCCTCCGGCACGGGGCTCTTCGACGTGACCGCTCGCGCGTGGTCCGCCGAGGTGCTCGCGGCCCTCGACATCCCGACGGAATGGATGCCTCGGGCGACAGAGTCACCCGTACTCGGCGCGGCGGTAAGCGAGGTCGGCGCGGCTGAAACTGGATTGGCCAGCGGCACCCCGGTGGCGGCCGGAGGCGGGGATCAGGCGGCGCAGGCGATCGGTACAGGCGTCGTACGCCCGGGCCCGTTGTGCGTGACGATCGGCACGTCCGGCGTTGTCTTCGCCACGCTCGATGCGCCGGTGGTCGACCCCGGCCTTCGAACGCATACCTTCTGTCATGCCGTTCCCGGCCGGTGGCATATGATGGGGGTGATGCTCTCGGCGGGTGGTGCCCTTCGGTGGCTGCGCCAGGCGTTCGCATCCGGCGTCGATTACGGCGCGTTGGACGCCGAGGCCGAAATCACACCTCCGGGCGCGGAGGGGCTCGTGTTCCTCCCGTACCTAACGGGGGAAAGGACTCCGTACCCAGACCCCAACGCGCGCGGGGCCTTCGTGGGGTTGAGCCTCGTGCACGGGCGGGGCCATCTCGTGCGTGCGGTTATGGAGGGAGTCGCCTTTGGGCTGCGTGATTCCTTCGAGATTATCCGTGCCGTGGGCGTTGAGATCACGCAGGTCCGAGCCACGGGCGGGGGCGCCGCAAGCCGGCTATGGAACCAGATCCTTGCGGACGTCCTCGGCGTCGAGGTCGTCGTGATGAACATCACCGAGGGAGCGGCGTACGGCGCGGCGCTGCTCGCGAGTGTCGGCGCCGGGCTATTCTCGACAATCGAAGCGGCGTGCGAGGCGGGTCTTTGCGTAGCGAGCCGTGCGGAACCGCGGCCCAACGTCGGCGCTCGATACGACGCCCTCTACGAAACGTACCGTGCGCTCTATCCGGCCCTTCGCCCATCGTTCGCGAGGCTGGCGGGGGCCCCGATCTCCGGCACCTGA